Proteins encoded in a region of the Psychromicrobium lacuslunae genome:
- a CDS encoding SRPBCC domain-containing protein: MATHSIGTIQTEGETKWLVLERQLSGSKEATWRAITDPALLDRFIGRWEGDPSSGEVSFFMTAEGSTEASTYRVLECSPTEKLIVESDFMGTVWHLQLTVQDNGGASSLRFAQRIDDGITLSDVGPGWEYYLDRLVAVESGESVDSIVWDDYYPSAAYQALQG; encoded by the coding sequence ATGGCAACGCATTCGATCGGAACCATTCAGACCGAGGGCGAGACGAAATGGCTGGTTTTGGAACGCCAGCTGTCGGGCAGTAAAGAAGCTACCTGGCGAGCCATTACCGATCCGGCCTTGCTGGATCGTTTCATTGGCCGTTGGGAGGGCGATCCGAGTAGCGGCGAGGTGAGTTTCTTCATGACCGCTGAAGGTTCCACCGAGGCATCGACATACCGGGTGCTGGAATGTTCGCCCACCGAGAAACTCATTGTCGAGTCGGATTTCATGGGAACCGTCTGGCACCTGCAACTCACCGTGCAGGACAACGGCGGAGCCAGCAGCCTGCGCTTCGCGCAGCGGATCGATGATGGCATCACCCTCTCCGATGTTGGCCCCGGGTGGGAGTACTACCTAGATCGCCTGGTCGCGGTGGAGTCTGGCGAGTCCGTCGACTCAATCGTTTGGGACGATTACTACCCCTCCGCCGCCTACCAGGCGCTACAGGGCTAG
- a CDS encoding MFS transporter, translating into MSLSSEVNPPEAAELSARPSGVAKVRDVPGKPQSPWFIPLFLVAWFGANLVALTSSGVSVPLLLNEMVPESKNQVLAVIVGIGGVVVMLVTPLAGRLSDRSMSRWGIRRPFILGGSIIGSIGIMVIATAANPVMIGVGWAVAQIGFGAAAACIQALFADQIPTYIRARVSALFGISSSLALIVGSFLIGSLPAGPIWWFGVPVLIGLLATVGLVLVLRDIVRTERPAPLDLRGLLSSYWVNPIKFPDFAWAWWCRLLVTMSIVPIATFMLNYLIDELKVPSDQAATTVGTVLTVYSVAALLTTMISAWLSDRTGRRKVFIWTSVLLTAIGLSVAIAAHDIPQFLIGIAIAGMAQGAFISVDVALMTEVLPGKAEAGKDLGVVALSYLLAQVLVPVISVPLLAIGGGASNYRALFIAAVVMAVLGALCVLPIKKVR; encoded by the coding sequence ATGTCGCTTTCCTCAGAAGTTAATCCGCCGGAAGCTGCTGAGCTGAGTGCTCGGCCGTCCGGCGTCGCCAAAGTTCGCGACGTGCCCGGGAAACCACAGTCACCCTGGTTCATCCCGCTTTTCTTAGTCGCTTGGTTCGGCGCGAACTTAGTAGCGCTGACCTCCTCCGGGGTCAGTGTGCCGCTGCTGCTCAACGAGATGGTGCCAGAGAGCAAAAACCAGGTGCTTGCGGTGATCGTGGGCATTGGTGGTGTGGTGGTGATGTTGGTAACCCCACTCGCTGGGCGGCTCAGCGACCGATCGATGTCGCGATGGGGGATCCGTCGGCCCTTCATTCTGGGCGGCTCGATCATTGGCTCAATCGGAATCATGGTGATTGCCACCGCGGCCAACCCGGTGATGATTGGGGTTGGTTGGGCGGTTGCGCAGATTGGCTTCGGCGCAGCAGCCGCCTGCATTCAAGCACTTTTCGCCGATCAGATCCCCACCTATATCAGGGCTCGAGTCTCAGCACTTTTTGGTATTTCTTCGAGCCTTGCGCTGATTGTCGGCAGCTTCTTGATCGGTTCCTTGCCCGCCGGTCCGATCTGGTGGTTCGGCGTACCGGTGTTGATCGGCTTGCTGGCCACGGTCGGTCTGGTCTTAGTGCTGCGCGATATTGTGCGTACCGAGCGGCCCGCTCCACTTGATTTGCGAGGCTTGCTCTCTAGTTACTGGGTCAATCCGATCAAGTTTCCAGATTTCGCCTGGGCCTGGTGGTGCCGCTTGCTGGTCACCATGTCAATCGTGCCTATTGCCACTTTCATGCTGAACTATCTGATTGACGAGCTCAAGGTCCCGAGCGATCAGGCGGCCACCACTGTCGGCACCGTACTCACCGTCTACTCGGTGGCTGCCCTGCTGACCACGATGATCTCGGCCTGGCTTTCAGATCGCACCGGCCGAAGGAAGGTCTTCATCTGGACTTCGGTGCTGCTTACCGCGATCGGCTTGAGCGTCGCGATTGCCGCTCACGACATCCCGCAATTCTTGATCGGCATAGCCATTGCCGGGATGGCTCAGGGCGCTTTTATCTCGGTCGATGTGGCGCTGATGACCGAGGTGTTGCCCGGCAAGGCTGAAGCGGGCAAGGACCTCGGCGTGGTGGCCTTGTCCTATCTGCTCGCTCAGGTCCTGGTCCCCGTGATCTCGGTGCCATTACTGGCCATTGGTGGCGGTGCCAGCAATTACCGGGCGCTCTTTATAGCCGCCGTGGTGATGGCCGTGCTCGGCGCGCTGTGTGTGTTGCCGATCAAAAAGGTACGCTGA
- a CDS encoding MerR family transcriptional regulator, whose amino-acid sequence MSLQGARNLSTARGHAGRPVIFNIGEVLAQLSEDFPSVTASKIRFYEEKGLVTPQRTPAGYRQFTESHIERLRFVLALQRDHYLPLKVIRDYLDAIDRGEGPENVPPGVSASIAPRMVNQELAAEITGRARKLSADQLRSESGASAELINSLVSFGLISSMGGLFDDHALRVTKACAALAAHGLEPRHLRPFQAAAEREFGLVERAVSPLTSRRDGASQARAAEAAREISELCLSLHSALVQGHIARMDS is encoded by the coding sequence ATGAGTTTGCAAGGCGCACGTAATCTCAGTACCGCTCGCGGGCATGCTGGCCGGCCGGTAATTTTCAATATCGGCGAGGTGCTAGCACAGCTCAGCGAGGATTTTCCCTCGGTGACTGCTTCAAAGATCCGTTTTTATGAAGAAAAGGGACTGGTCACCCCGCAGCGAACACCAGCTGGTTATCGCCAGTTCACCGAATCTCATATTGAACGTCTTCGTTTCGTGCTGGCCTTACAGCGCGATCATTACCTGCCGCTCAAGGTGATTCGTGACTATCTGGACGCCATCGACCGGGGTGAGGGGCCGGAAAATGTGCCGCCGGGGGTCAGCGCATCAATTGCACCCCGGATGGTCAATCAGGAGCTTGCCGCTGAGATCACCGGACGAGCCCGCAAGCTGAGTGCCGATCAGCTACGCAGCGAGTCCGGGGCAAGCGCGGAACTCATTAACTCGCTCGTCAGCTTTGGCCTGATCAGCAGCATGGGCGGCCTTTTTGATGACCATGCGCTGAGGGTCACCAAGGCCTGCGCAGCGCTCGCCGCCCACGGCTTAGAGCCTCGGCATTTACGGCCATTTCAAGCCGCTGCGGAACGTGAATTCGGTCTGGTGGAGCGCGCTGTCTCTCCGCTAACCTCTCGCCGCGACGGTGCCTCGCAAGCCCGAGCGGCCGAGGCAGCCCGGGAAATCAGCGAGCTATGCCTTTCTTTGCATTCTGCCCTGGTCCAAGGGCATATAGCCAGAATGGATAGTTGA
- a CDS encoding bifunctional nuclease family protein, translating to MIELELLGVRIEMPSSQPLVLLKELHGERHLPIWIGTPEASAIAISQQGLKPPRPLTHDLLHNVIIALGRNVSHVTISAVEDAVFFAKLLLDDGTSIDSRASDALAIAQRAQCRIWCSDEVMEEAGVLISDADDDEPQDAEQEVQRFRAFLDDVDPEDFAN from the coding sequence ATGATTGAGCTGGAACTGCTCGGCGTGCGGATCGAGATGCCGTCCAGTCAGCCTTTGGTTTTACTTAAGGAATTGCATGGCGAGCGCCACTTGCCGATTTGGATTGGCACCCCGGAAGCTTCCGCCATTGCGATTTCCCAGCAGGGTCTCAAACCGCCGAGGCCGCTGACCCATGATTTGCTCCATAACGTGATTATTGCGCTGGGGCGAAACGTTTCTCATGTAACCATTTCTGCGGTTGAAGACGCGGTTTTTTTCGCCAAACTGCTGCTTGACGATGGCACCTCAATCGATTCTCGGGCCTCGGACGCCCTCGCCATTGCCCAGCGGGCTCAATGCCGGATTTGGTGTAGCGATGAGGTGATGGAAGAAGCCGGCGTGCTGATCAGCGACGCCGATGACGACGAGCCGCAAGACGCTGAGCAAGAAGTTCAGCGGTTC
- the gcvH gene encoding glycine cleavage system protein GcvH, producing the protein MSNIPADFSYTAEHEWVSEPDQNGVVRVGITDFAQDALGDVVYVQVPEAGSSVTGNEVIGEVESTKSVSDIYAPLSGEVVSRNEALDGDPALINSDPYGEGWLLEIKLADLSTHQTLLSAAEYEQQVG; encoded by the coding sequence ATGAGCAACATTCCCGCCGATTTTTCTTATACCGCCGAACACGAGTGGGTTTCTGAGCCCGATCAGAATGGTGTAGTTCGAGTAGGCATCACCGATTTCGCCCAGGATGCGCTCGGCGATGTGGTCTACGTGCAGGTACCGGAAGCGGGTAGTTCGGTGACCGGCAATGAGGTGATCGGTGAGGTTGAGTCAACTAAAAGCGTGAGTGATATCTACGCCCCGTTGAGCGGTGAAGTAGTGAGCCGTAATGAGGCACTCGATGGCGATCCGGCCTTGATCAACTCAGATCCTTATGGCGAGGGCTGGTTATTGGAGATCAAATTGGCAGATCTATCCACGCATCAGACTTTGCTCAGTGCGGCGGAGTACGAACAGCAGGTAGGCTAG
- a CDS encoding FHA domain-containing protein: MVGNEDDAVNTTPEEGQLPNASETTSIHFPATAVEQVIPPHLSAEELSAVEALPQGSALLIAHAGPNQGARFLLDSEVTLAGRHPDADVFLDDVTVSRRHVEFRREANGFRVVDAGSLNGTYVNGDRVDSLLLRSGNEVQIGKFRLTYYASPAA, from the coding sequence ATGGTTGGCAATGAGGACGACGCCGTGAACACGACGCCGGAAGAGGGCCAGCTGCCCAATGCCTCGGAGACCACCTCGATACACTTTCCGGCCACTGCGGTGGAACAGGTCATTCCACCGCATCTGAGTGCGGAGGAGCTCTCCGCGGTGGAGGCACTGCCCCAGGGCTCGGCGCTCTTGATCGCCCACGCGGGACCTAACCAGGGAGCTCGCTTTCTCCTCGATTCCGAGGTGACTCTGGCGGGTCGTCACCCGGACGCCGACGTCTTCCTTGACGATGTCACGGTCTCCCGACGGCATGTTGAGTTCCGCCGCGAGGCGAACGGGTTCCGAGTGGTTGATGCCGGAAGCTTGAACGGCACCTATGTAAATGGCGACCGGGTGGACTCACTATTACTGCGCAGCGGTAATGAGGTGCAGATTGGTAAATTCCGTTTGACCTACTACGCGAGCCCCGCAGCGTAG